Proteins from one Monodelphis domestica isolate mMonDom1 chromosome 6, mMonDom1.pri, whole genome shotgun sequence genomic window:
- the NUP54 gene encoding nucleoporin p54 produces MAFNFGAPAGGTASAATPAAPAGTFGGFGTTTTTTTAGSAFSFSAPTNTGTSGLFGATQNKGFGFGTGFGTGAGTSTGLGTGLGFGTFNTQQTQNTLGGLFSQPTQAPVQSNQLINTASALSAPTLLGDERDAILAKWNQLQAFWGTGKGYFNNNIPPVDFTQENPFCRFKAVGYSCMPNNKDEDGLVVLIFNRKETDIRSQQQQLIESVHKILGGNQTLSVNVEGVKTLPDDQTEVVIYVVERSPNGTSRRVTATALYAHFEQANIKTSLQQLGVTLSMTRTELSPAQIKQLLQNPPAGVDPIIWEQAKVDNPDPEKLIPVPMVGFKELLRRLKVQDQMTKQHQTRLDIISEDISELQKNQTTTLAKIAQYKRKLMELSHRTLQVLIKQEIQRKSGYAIQADEEQLRVQLDTIQCELNAPTQFKGRLNELMSQIRMQNHFGAVKSEERYYVDADLLREIKQHLKQQQEGLSHLISIIKDDLEDIKLIEHGLNENVHIRGGVFS; encoded by the exons ATGGCTTTCAACTTCGGGGCTCCCGCGGGCGGCACGGCCTCGGCTGCCACTCCCGCCGCCCCCGCGG GTACCTTTGGAGGATTTGgaaccaccaccactaccaccacagCAGGTTCTGCATTCAGCTTTTCTGCTCCCACTAACACAGGCACAAGTG GACTCTTTGGTGCTACCCAGAACAAAGGTTTTGGATTTGGTACTGGCTTTGGCACAGGTGCAGGAACCAGTACTGGTTTGGGAACCGGGCTAGGATTTGGAACATTCAATACCCAGCAGACTCAGAATA CCTTAGGGGGTCTCTTTAGTCAGCCCACCCAAGCTCCTGTCCAGTCTAACCAGCTGATCAATACAGCAAGTGCTCTTTCTGCCCCAACACTACTGGGAGATGAGAGAGATGCAATTTTGGCAAAATGGAATCAGCTCCAGGCCTTCTGGGGAACAGGCAAAGGATACTtcaacaataatattccacctgtggacttcacccaggaaAATCCCTTCTGTAGGTTTAAG GCGGTGGGTTATAGCTGTATGCCCAATAATAAGGATGAAGATGGACTGGTGGTTCTAATTTTCAATAGGAAGGAAACAGACATCCGAagccaacaacaacaactaatagAATCAGTCCACAAAATTTTGGGAGGAAACCAGACTCTTTCTGTCAATGTAGAAGGTGTTAAAACATTGCCAGATGACCA gacagAAGTTGTCATCTATGTTGTTGAACGTTCTCCAAATGGCACGTCAAGGCGAGTTACAGCTACAGCACTCTATGCCCATTTTGAACAAGCAAATATAAAAACTTCATTGCAGCAACTTGGAGTTACCCTTTCTATGACTAGAACAGAGCTCTCGCCTGCCCAGATCAAGCAACTTTTACAGAATCCTCCTGCTG GTGTTGATCCAATTATCTGGGAACAAGCCAAAGTGGATAACCCTGACCCTGAAAA GCTAattcctgtgccaatggtgggtTTCAAAGAACTTCTCCGAAGACTGAAGGTCCAAGATCAGATGACTAAACAGCATCAGACCAGATTAGAT ATTATATCTGAAGACATCAGTGAGTTACAGAAGAATCAGACCACCACTCTGGCTAAAATAGCACAATACAAGAGGAAACTCATGGAACTTTCCCACAGGACCTTACAG GTCCTGATTAAACAGGAAATTCAGAGGAAGAGTGGCTATGCCATCCAGGCTGATGAAGAACAGCTAAGAGTGCAGCTTGATACAATTCAGTGTGAATTAAATGCACCTACACAGTTCAAG GGTCGCCTGAATGAGCTGATGTCCCAGATTAGAATGCAGAATCACTTTGGAGCTGTGAAATCTGAAGAAAGATATTATGTGGATGCAGATCTTCTACGAGAAATCAAACAG CATttgaaacaacaacaagaagGCCTTAGTCACCTGATTAGCATCATAAAAGATGATCTGGAGGATATCAAATTAATAGAACATGGATTGAATGAGAACGTCCACATTCGAGGAGGTGTCTTCAGTTGA